The following DNA comes from Megalobrama amblycephala isolate DHTTF-2021 linkage group LG20, ASM1881202v1, whole genome shotgun sequence.
CTTAAAAGTTTCCATGCGTTTGTTAAAAAACATGCAATTTCAATAAGAACCCAATAGAGTGAAAATAGTCCCTGATAAGGAGCGATCAATAGTGTCACATGACGGTGTGAATGAAACACAATCaaattgaatttataaaaaaaattcttttaaaTCACATCTGTGAGGAATAGATTTACACAAGTGATTTTTTATAAAGCATCTCACCTAGTCAAAACTCAAGAAAAGACGTGaggattgtttcaaagcagctttacagtgagagagagagaacataaTTTTGGAAGAAAGAAAATAGTATTTGTGAGATTAACTCACAAAATCTATTTTAAGAGGTTTTTAAGTAGATGTTTGAAACCAACACACAAGGAAAACAATCTTTCTTGACTGATACTGAGACAACTACACCTAGAATTCctattttataaatatcagACTCATTACTGTTACTTGTAATATTTTATCTGCCCCaaatattgtgtttttatgAACATGTCCCTTCCTTCATGTGTTGTTTGAGCGCGTGCACGGCAGGGAGCGGTGTGAACGCGCAGCGCCATCCAGCGGCCAGACGCCGCATGCGCAGAAACAGACTAAAGACATGAGACCACGTGAGACCAGATGAGACCACCGGTCCTGCTGCCACCTGCTGCTCGAAACAGCACAACACACCAGACAAACCGCAGGTGTGTGTTCATGATGTTTATTCATCTCAGGATCAGTGACAAACACAAACACGAAAGACTCGATCGGTCTCAAATGAACAGCCGTCCATCATCAATAAGGCACCAGCTTGATTAGTAACTTTATCAGGAATATGAGACAGTTTTAACTTGAAATGACCCATTTTCCATCTCAGAAACTCATACggagtaaaataaataactacagAAACAAGAAATGATAAGTTGAGAGGAATCAGTTcagtacagacacacacaacaTGAACTGGAGTCTGATTACACGACATCTGCGTGCGAACATCACGTGTGGATTCATCAAAAACACCAGAAGAATGTTTTAGTACATAAAGAGTAGAACTACAGCTTATATATTATTCATATCTCGCTCTACGGTGTTTCATCCGTCGTATTCCTGGTCGATCATCTTGGCCATCGTGCTCAGCTGGATGTTCGTGGTTCCCTCATAGATGGTTCCTGCAGGGAAACGGTTCATAAGAATCAAACCAACTCATTCTGATGGAACAGCGTTTCTTCACGTCTGATCGACTCACCGATCTTACAGTCTCTGTAGTATTTCTCGATGGGATAGTCTTTGGTGAATCCCACTCCTCCCATCCACTCGATGCATTTCGACGTGGTCAGAGTCGCGAcctgcaaacacacactgatctcAGACCAGCGCCTCAGTTCTCGGACATGAGCGCAGATGCAGATCCACTGATCTCAGACCAGCGCCTCAGTTCTCGGACATGAGCGCAGATGCAGATCCACTGATCTCAGACCAGCGCCTCAGTTCTCGGACGCGAGCGCAGATGCAGATCCACTGATCTCAGACCAGCGCCTCAGTTCTCGGACATGAGCGCAGATGCAGATCCACTGATCTCAGACCAGCGCCTCAGTTCTCGGACGCGAGCGCAGATGCAGATCCACTGATCTCAGACCAGCGCCTCAGTTCTCGGACGCGAGCGCAGATGCAGACCCACTGACCTCAGACCAGCGCATTAGTTCTCGGACGCGAGCGCAGACCCACTGACCTCAGACCAGCGCATTAGTTCTCGGACGCGAGCGCAGACCCACTGACCTCAGACCAGCGCCATTAGTTCTCGGACGCGAGCGCAGACCCACTGACCTCAGACCAGCGCCTCAGTTCTCAGACGCGAGCGCAGACCCACTGACCTCAGACCAGCGCATTAGTTCTCAGACGCGAGTGCAGACGCAGATCCACTGACCTCAGACCAGCGCATTAGTCCACTGACCTCAGACGCGAGCGCAGACGCAGATCCACTGACCTCAGACCAGCGCATTAGTTCTCAGACGCGAGCGCAGACCCACTGACCTCAGACCAGCGCATTAGTTCTCGGACGCGAGCACAGCGCAGACCCACTGACCTCAGACCAGCGCATTAGTTCTCAGACGCGAGCGCAGACGCAGATCCACTGACCTCAGACCAGCGCATTAGTTCTCAGACGCGAGCGCAGACGCAGATCCACTGACGTCAGACCAGCGCATTAGTTCTCGGACGCGAGCGCAGATCCACTGACCTCAGACCAGCGCATTAGTTCTCGGACGCGAGCGCAGATCCACTGACCTCAGACCAGCGCATTAGTTCTCGGACGCGAGCGCAGATCCACTGACCTCAGACCAGCGCATTAGTTCTCGGACGCGAGCGCAGACCCACTGACCTCAGACCAGCGCCATTCAGTTCTCAGACGCGAGCGCAGACCCACTGACCTCAGACCAGCGCATTAGTTCTCAGACGCGAGCGCAGACGCAGATCCACTGACCTCAGACCAGCGCATTAGTTCTCGGACGCGAGCGCAGACCCACTGACCTCAGACCAGCGCATTAGTTCTCGGACGCGAGCGCAGATCCACTGACCTCAGACCAGCGCATTAGTTCTCGGACGCGAGCGCAGACCCACTGACCTCAGACCAGCGCATTAGTTCTCGGACGCGAGCGCAGACCCACTGACCTCAGACCAGCGCATTAGTTCTCAGACGCGAGCGCAGACCCACTGACCTCAGACCAGCGCATTAGTTCTCAGACGCGAGTGCAGCGCAGATCCACTGACCTCAGACCAGCGCATTAGTTCTCGGACGCGAGCGCAGACCCACTGACCTCAGACCAGCGCCATTCAGTTCTCAGACGCGAGCGCAGACCCACTGACCTCAGACCAGCGCATTAGTTCTCAGACGCGAGCGCAGACCCACTGACCTCAGACCAGCGCATTAGTTCTCGGACGCGAGCGCAGACCCACTGACCTCAGACCAGCGCATTAGTTCTCGGACGCGAGCGCAGACCCACTGACCTCAGACCAGCGCATTAGTTCTCGGACGCGAGCGCAGATCCACTGACCTCAGACCAGCGCATTAGTTCTCGGACGCGAGCGCAGATCCACTGACCTCAGACCAGCGCATTAGTTCTCGGACGCGAGCGCAGACCCACTGACCTCAGACCAGCGCATTAGTTCTCGGACGCGAGCGCAGACCCACTGACCTCAGACCAGCGCATTAGTTCTCAGACGCGAGCGCAGACGCAGATCCACTGACCTCAGACCAGCGCATTAGTTCTCGGACGCGAGCGCAGACCCACTGACCTCAGACCAGCGCATTAGTTCTCGGACGCGAGCGCAGACCCACTGACCTCAGACCAGCGCATTAGTTCTCGGACGCGAGCGCAGATCCACTGACCTCAGACCAGCGCATTAGTTCTCGGACGCGAGCGCAGATCCACTGACCTCAGACCAGCGCATTAGTTCTCGGACGCGAGCGCAGACCCACTGACCTCAGACCAGCGCATTAGTTCTCGGACGCGAGCGCAGACCCACTGACCTCAGACCAGCGCATTAGTTCTCAGACGCGAGCGCAGACCCACTGACCTCAGACCAGCGCATTAGTTCTCGGACGCGAGCGCAGATCCACTGACCTCAGACCAGCGCCTCAGTTCTCGGACGCGAGCGCAGACCCACTGACCTCAGACCAGCGCCTCAGTTCTCAGACGCGAGCGCAGACCCACTGACCTCAGACCAGCGCATTAGTTCTCAGACGCGAGCGCAGACGCACTGACCTCAGACCAGCGCATTAGTTCTCGGACGCGAGCGCAGATCCACTGACCTCAGACCAGCGCCTCAGTTCTCAGACGCGAGCGCAGACCCACTGACCTCAGACCAGCGCATTAGTTCTCAGACGCGAGCGCAGATCCACTGACCTCAGACCAGCGCATTAGTTCTCAGATGCGAGTGCAGATGCAGATCCACTGACCTCAGACCAGCGCATTAGTTCTCGGACGCGAGCGCAGACCCACTGACCTCAGACCAGCGCATTAGTTCTCGGATGCGAGCGCAGATCCACTGACCTCAGACCAGCGCATTAGTTCTCGGACGCGAGCGCAGACCCACTGATCTCAGACCAGCGCATTAGTTCTCAGACGCGAGCGCAGACCCACTGACCTCAGACCAGCGCATTAGTTCTCAGATGCGAGCGCAGACCCACTGACCTCAGACCAGTGCATTAGTTCTCAGACGCGAGTGCAGATGCAGATCCACTGACCTCAGACCAGCGCATTAGTTCTCGGACGCGAGCGCAGTCCACTGACCTCAGACAGCGAGACGCGAGCGCAGACCCACTGACCTCAGACCAGCGCATTAGTTCTCAGACGCGAGCGCAGACCCACTGACCTCAGACCAGCGCATTAGTTCTCAGACGCGAGCGCAGACCCACTGACCTCAGACCAGCGCCTCAGTTCTCAGACGCGAGCGCAGACCCACTGACCTCAGACCAGCGCATTAGTTCTCAGACGCGAGTGCAGACGCAGATCCACTGACCTCAGACCAGCGCCTCAGTTCTCAGACGCGAGCGCAGACCCACTGACCTCAGACCAGCGCATTAGTTCTCAGACGCGAGCGCAGATCCACTGACCTCAGACCAGCGCATTAGTTCTCAGATGCGAGTGCAGATGCAGATCCACTGACCTCAGACCAGCGCATTAGTTCTCGGACGCGAGCGCAGACCCACTGACCTCAGACCAGCGCATTAGTTCTCGGACGCGAGCGCAGACCCACTGACCTCAGACCAGCGCATTAGTTCTCAGACGCGAGCGCAGACGCACTGACCTCAGACCAGCGCATTAGTTCTCAGACGCGAGCGCAGACCCACTGACCTCAGACCAGCGCATTAGTTCTCAGACGCGAGCGCAGACCCACTGACCTCAGACCAGCGCATTAGTTCTCGGACGCGAGCGCAGACCCACTGACCTCAGACCAGCGCATTAGTTCTCGGACGCGAGCGCAGACCCACTGACCTCAGACCAGCGCATTAGTTCTCGGACGCGAGCACAGACGCACTGACCTCAGACCAGCGCATTAGTTCTCGGACGCGAGCGCAGACCCACTGACCTCAGACCAGCGCCTCAGTTCTCGGACGCGAGCGCAGACCCACTGACCTCAGACCAGCGCATTAGTTCTCGGACGCGAGCACAGACGCACTGACCTCAGACCAGCGCATTAGTTCTCGGACGCGAGCGCAGACCCACTGACCTCAGACCAGCGCCTCAGTTCTCGGACGCGAGCGCAGACCCACTGACCTCAGACCAGCGCATTAGTTCTCGGACGCGAGCGCAGACCCACTGACCTCAGACCAGCGCATTAGTTCTCGGACGCGAGCGCAGATCCACTGACCTCAGACCAGCGCATCAGTTCTCGGACGCGAGCGCAGACCCACTGACCTCAGCAGAGAAGTATTTGGCCATGCAGGCCTCTTTGATGAAAGGTCGTCCGGCCTCCTTCAGCCGCGCCGCGTTGTAGGTCAGCAGTCGAGCCGCTTCTAGCTGTGTGGCGACGTGAGCGATCTGATGCTGCAGACCCTgtcgtcacacacacacacacacacacacacattatacacACGTATCGAATtaacccaacacacacacacacacacaaactaccTGGAAGTCAAAGATGCGTTTGCCGAACTGAATCCTCTGTCTGGTGTAGGGAACCGTGTGATCGAAGCAGCCTTGGGCCAGACCCAGCATCTGAAACCAGATCAACACACGTGAGACTAGCCTTCATCATCCAGAGACTGGGATCTGAGCACGGACATCATTCCCATCGGATAAACGGGTTTAAAAGACAATTATCCTGTTTAACTGTTGCCTATCTTTCTGATCAAAGATCATAGCTGTAGTTCATGAATACAGACCGAAGGCTGGAGTCTTTAAAGAGTTAAAAAAGagtctcatatttgatgaagtgtgcatcactgattctgttattttcctgtttattactgtgaagctgctttgagacAATCTGTGCTGTATAGagcaccaaataaataaatgtaaaaaacacacacctgtgctgatggacacacacacacacacacacacacacacacacacacacacacacacacacacacacacacacactcacacacacacacacacacacacacacacacacacactcacacacactcacacacacactcacacactctcacacacactcacacacactcacacacactcacacacacacacacacacacactctcacacacactcacacacacacacacacacacactcacacacactcacacactcacacacacacactctcacacacactcacacacactcacacacacacacacactcacacacacacacacactctcacacacactcacacacactcacacacacactcacacacacacactcacacacacacacacacacacacacactctcacacacactcacacacacactcacacacacactcacacacactctcacacacactcacacacacacacacacacactctcacacacacacacacacacacacacacacacacctgtgctGCAATCCCGATCCGGCCTCCGTTCAACATCCCAATGGCGTATTTATAACCGTGACCAACTTTCCCCAAAATGTTCTTCTCGTGAACCTGCATCAGATGAAGCACAACTTTTATTCATACATGAAaacatcctgtaagtttcagcaCTTCCTCTGAACTCAGAGAAACGAGTTATTCTGCATCGCTCTGATATCAGCAGGCGACACATCGCAGTGTCTTCAGGTGATCAGAAACGGAGAGGAAATCTACTGCCGACAGAGTTTATCCATCATCAGGAGCCGAACGCTTTCAGGAAATGATCCGAATCCTgattcaccttcatgttgtcGAATGTCAGAGGACAGGTGGACGAGGCTCTCAGACCCAGCTTATTCTCCTTCCTGCCGATGTGAAGCCCCTCCGTGTCTCTGTCCACGATGAAGCAGGTGATTCCTCTGTAACCCTGCAAACAGTCACATGACCACTCAATCACCACAGGTGAACCCGTGAACTCAACAGACGAGCTTCTGCTGCAGCGAATCTGTGTTTGAGACTTTACTGTCGTCATGTGACACGTCCTAAACACAAGAGACCAATCacagctctgtgtgtgtgtgtgtgtgtgtacgaaCCGCGGCGGGTTCTGCGTTGGCCATGACCAGAAAGACTCCGGCATGTTCTGCGTTACTGATCCACATCTTCGAGCCGTTGATGATGTAATAATCTTTCTGCTTCTCTGCTTTAGTCTTCAGAGAGAAGGCGTCGCTGCCCGACTCCGCCTCCGACAGGCAGAAGCTGCCGACCTGCAGAAGAAGAAACAGCGTCAGTCACACGTCCACCGGCTCCGCTGGAGCAGCAGCGCTGCAGTCACCGTGTCGCAGGCGAGGCGCGGCAGGTATCGCTCCTTCTGCTCCTCCGTCCCCAGGTTCATCAGCAGCGTGTTTATGAGGGTGTTCTGAATGTCGCACAGCACCGACACGGACGGATCCACCTTCGCCAGCTCCTCGATCACCAGAATGGAAGAGAAGAACGTGGAGCCCGTGCCTCCGTACTCTGCTCCGATCTCCATCCCCATTAACTGCAAACACAGAAGGCGTGTTCACACAGTCTGGACTCACCGTCTCATGAACGCACAGAAGATTCAGTGATGGAGACTCACACCCTGCTGGAACAGAGCGCTGATCACGTCTGCATCCATGGCCGAGTCTTCATCCATCTTGGAAACAAACGGAGCGATGTGTTCCTGAGCAAACTTCCTCACTGGGAAAGAGAAGAAGTCATGTCACATGTCAAGTGTTTTTGTCAcgtcacgtgtgtgtgtgtgtgtgtgtgtgtgtgtgtgtgtgtgtgtgtgtctc
Coding sequences within:
- the acadsb gene encoding short/branched chain specific acyl-CoA dehydrogenase, mitochondrial; this encodes MAPAFRMLRQVCDHVTRSRAAVRLLCSRAAAAETAANQDTSRPAFPPLQSYSEEESMMRDTVRKFAQEHIAPFVSKMDEDSAMDADVISALFQQGLMGMEIGAEYGGTGSTFFSSILVIEELAKVDPSVSVLCDIQNTLINTLLMNLGTEEQKERYLPRLACDTVGSFCLSEAESGSDAFSLKTKAEKQKDYYIINGSKMWISNAEHAGVFLVMANAEPAAGYRGITCFIVDRDTEGLHIGRKENKLGLRASSTCPLTFDNMKVHEKNILGKVGHGYKYAIGMLNGGRIGIAAQMLGLAQGCFDHTVPYTRQRIQFGKRIFDFQGLQHQIAHVATQLEAARLLTYNAARLKEAGRPFIKEACMAKYFSAEVATLTTSKCIEWMGGVGFTKDYPIEKYYRDCKIGTIYEGTTNIQLSTMAKMIDQEYDG